One Candidatus Eisenbacteria bacterium genomic window carries:
- a CDS encoding DUF3078 domain-containing protein: MRPRALAVVLALLLSSPALADEAKSLEPGPWKYTTVLNLNLSQSSFSSNWAGGDKGSIVWVLGANASAERQFSSHFNLLNTLQLAYGQTSKQVEDGAGGRTWDTPDKTTDQIVLETVGRWTTTGPLDPYLSLRGETQFEDQSNPLGVLRFNPVKLKESAGIARVLRKSADSEAITRLGFGLRQAIGRTLTAGPPIGKERYTTLDGGLEWQTSVKQPILQKKVLWTGSLLVFQPLFFSDASDLKAFDAEARAAVPAHENVAGYWRTADLGAQSLFSAQITRSLGVELFAQWVYDKFDNATNVDPSSPLAVRTAEISRSVRKAGQFKETLALALKYQIF; this comes from the coding sequence ATGCGCCCACGTGCGCTCGCCGTCGTTCTCGCCCTGTTGCTCTCCAGCCCCGCGCTCGCCGACGAGGCGAAGTCCCTCGAGCCCGGCCCGTGGAAGTACACGACCGTCCTGAACCTCAACCTCTCGCAGAGTTCGTTCAGTTCGAACTGGGCGGGCGGTGACAAGGGCTCGATCGTCTGGGTGCTCGGGGCCAACGCCTCGGCCGAACGGCAGTTCAGCTCGCACTTCAACCTGCTCAACACCCTCCAGCTCGCCTACGGCCAGACGTCGAAGCAGGTGGAGGATGGCGCGGGCGGCCGGACCTGGGACACCCCGGACAAGACCACCGACCAGATCGTGCTCGAAACGGTCGGCCGCTGGACCACGACGGGGCCGCTGGATCCTTATCTTTCGCTTCGCGGGGAGACGCAGTTCGAAGACCAGAGCAACCCGCTCGGCGTGCTCCGCTTCAATCCGGTGAAGCTCAAGGAGAGCGCCGGCATCGCGCGCGTGCTGCGCAAGTCCGCCGACTCGGAGGCGATCACGCGGCTCGGCTTCGGCCTGCGCCAGGCGATCGGGCGCACGCTGACCGCCGGCCCGCCGATCGGGAAGGAGCGCTACACGACCCTCGACGGCGGCCTCGAATGGCAGACGAGCGTCAAGCAGCCGATCCTGCAGAAGAAGGTGCTCTGGACCGGGTCGCTCCTCGTCTTCCAGCCGCTGTTCTTCTCGGACGCGAGCGACCTGAAAGCCTTCGACGCCGAGGCCCGCGCGGCGGTCCCCGCTCATGAGAATGTGGCCGGCTACTGGCGAACGGCCGACCTCGGCGCCCAAAGTCTCTTCTCGGCCCAGATCACCAGGAGCCTCGGTGTCGAGCTGTTCGCCCAATGGGTCTACGACAAGTTCGACAACGCCACGAACGTGGATCCCTCCAGCCCGCTGGCAGTCCGGACCGCCGAAATCAGCAGGAGCGTCCGCAAGGCCGGCCAGTTCAAGGAGACCCTGGCTCTGGCGCTCAAGTACCAGATCTTCTGA
- a CDS encoding DUF4114 domain-containing protein has protein sequence MNRWLLLVACVLLLAAARPAAAFPVVWGASWDGPNNELQKIVDAKYGVGAINVQTDYLGYHAGDPDPWYWVDGGFEALIIKEVAGNANSNYVGWYKETGSMPVIDGIDDGLVFTGPANASNPPVFIALGAAQHFGFYMNPNGTYGAVNAPEPEKFFTNRFYNDRGPSGAGALHAPFDGDVQALVFDISRLRGPNTWLVCFEDLDTGANIGPCCAATDNDFNDFLFEVTAVGVTPALRLSMGALKIRYR, from the coding sequence GTGAATCGCTGGCTCCTTCTGGTCGCGTGCGTGCTGCTGCTCGCCGCCGCTCGTCCCGCCGCGGCCTTCCCGGTCGTGTGGGGCGCGAGCTGGGACGGCCCCAACAACGAGCTGCAGAAGATCGTGGACGCGAAGTACGGCGTCGGCGCGATCAACGTGCAGACCGACTATCTCGGCTACCACGCGGGCGATCCGGATCCCTGGTACTGGGTGGACGGTGGCTTCGAGGCCCTCATCATCAAGGAGGTCGCGGGCAACGCGAACTCCAACTACGTCGGCTGGTACAAGGAAACCGGTTCGATGCCCGTCATTGACGGCATTGACGACGGCCTCGTGTTCACCGGCCCGGCGAACGCCTCGAATCCTCCGGTCTTCATCGCGCTCGGCGCGGCGCAGCATTTCGGCTTCTACATGAACCCGAACGGCACCTACGGCGCCGTCAACGCGCCGGAACCGGAGAAGTTCTTCACGAACCGCTTCTACAACGACCGCGGTCCGTCGGGAGCCGGAGCGCTGCACGCGCCCTTCGACGGCGACGTCCAGGCGCTCGTCTTCGACATCTCGCGCCTGCGCGGCCCGAACACCTGGCTCGTATGCTTCGAGGATCTCGATACCGGCGCCAACATCGGCCCCTGCTGCGCCGCGACCGACAACGACTTCAATGATTTCCTCTTCGAGGTCACCGCGGTCGGCGTGACGCCGGCGCTGCGCCTGTCCATGGGCGCGCTCAAGATCCGCTACCGCTGA
- a CDS encoding redoxin domain-containing protein, which yields MKYTRADPRVLPRIFLPLCLGVLAVAGGPVARAGAHEHSQPRVPLDSLRAHPELGPDSGVELIGRPAREFRFSRWLRTAPLTPDSLRGKVVLIRFWTDDCRFCRNTLPAVEKLRERFAPRGLVVLGAYHPNEPGAVSDSLVLAWASRYGFGGPIAVDDQWATLRHWWLDGHPDRNWVSVSFLLDRDGIVRWVHGGGEYHPSGELLHRSCDVSYRELDRKIEELLR from the coding sequence ATGAAATACACCCGTGCTGATCCGCGAGTCTTACCGCGCATCTTCCTGCCCCTGTGCCTCGGCGTGCTGGCCGTGGCCGGCGGGCCCGTCGCGCGGGCCGGCGCGCACGAGCATTCGCAGCCTCGCGTGCCGCTCGATTCGCTGCGGGCGCACCCGGAGCTGGGCCCGGACTCCGGCGTCGAGCTGATCGGCCGGCCGGCGCGCGAGTTCCGCTTCTCGCGCTGGCTGCGCACGGCTCCGCTCACGCCCGACTCGCTGCGCGGCAAGGTCGTGCTCATCCGCTTCTGGACGGACGATTGCCGCTTCTGCCGCAACACGCTGCCGGCGGTCGAGAAGCTGCGCGAACGCTTCGCGCCTCGCGGGCTGGTCGTGCTCGGCGCCTACCATCCGAACGAGCCCGGGGCCGTGAGCGACAGCCTCGTCCTCGCGTGGGCGTCCAGGTACGGTTTCGGGGGTCCGATCGCGGTGGACGACCAGTGGGCGACGCTCCGGCACTGGTGGCTGGACGGCCATCCCGACCGCAACTGGGTCTCGGTCTCGTTCCTGCTCGATCGCGACGGGATCGTACGCTGGGTGCACGGGGGTGGCGAATACCACCCCTCGGGGGAACTTCTGCACCGCTCCTGCGACGTGTCCTACCGCGAACTGGACCGGAAGATCGAGGAGCTGCTGCGCTGA
- a CDS encoding OmpA family protein, translating into MNRKFNLIAGLLLALATTMMAAGLASANPLPKSLGKVDPNAPCFRWPAVDLDGDGVYDRVDYCPDTPKGCAVDQWGCSSDADGDGVCDELDRCPNTPKGEKADKQGCSASQSPMAAVTPPVEQPKPVTPPPAPAPPPPPPAPKTEVERQLVEGGTVRLQNILFETGSAKLLPESEKSLNEAGEALAKYPDLQIEIGGHSDSRGAAAANRRLSQSRAESVREYLLSHFSALRSDNLVAKGYGESQPLNQERTAAELQENRRVELKVLNPQVLPGNVKIER; encoded by the coding sequence ATGAACAGGAAGTTCAACCTCATTGCCGGCCTGCTGCTGGCGCTTGCCACGACGATGATGGCGGCTGGGCTGGCGTCGGCCAACCCGCTGCCCAAGTCGCTCGGCAAGGTGGACCCGAACGCGCCGTGCTTCCGCTGGCCGGCGGTGGACCTGGACGGCGACGGTGTCTACGACCGCGTGGACTATTGTCCGGACACTCCCAAGGGTTGCGCCGTGGACCAGTGGGGCTGCTCCTCGGACGCGGACGGCGACGGCGTCTGCGACGAGCTGGACCGCTGCCCGAACACGCCCAAGGGGGAGAAGGCCGACAAGCAAGGCTGCTCGGCGAGCCAGTCGCCGATGGCCGCCGTCACGCCCCCGGTCGAACAGCCCAAGCCCGTGACGCCGCCGCCCGCGCCGGCTCCGCCGCCCCCGCCGCCGGCGCCCAAGACCGAGGTCGAGCGCCAGCTGGTCGAAGGCGGCACCGTGCGGCTGCAGAACATCCTTTTCGAGACCGGCAGCGCGAAGCTCCTGCCGGAGTCCGAAAAGTCGTTGAACGAGGCCGGTGAGGCGCTCGCCAAGTATCCCGACCTGCAGATCGAGATCGGCGGGCACTCCGACAGCCGCGGCGCGGCGGCCGCGAACCGCAGGCTTTCGCAGTCGCGCGCCGAGTCGGTGCGCGAGTACCTGCTCAGCCATTTCTCGGCGCTGCGTTCGGACAACCTCGTCGCGAAGGGCTACGGCGAGTCGCAGCCGCTCAACCAGGAGCGCACCGCCGCGGAACTGCAGGAGAACCGCCGCGTCGAGCTCAAGGTGCTGAACCCGCAGGTGCTGCCCGGCAACGTCAAGATCGAACGCTGA
- the rsgA gene encoding ribosome small subunit-dependent GTPase A, with product MSLSSLGWNARFETAFAPHRAAGLTPARVAREDRDRYVVLDEGGARSAELAGRLRHEARSRAELPAVGDWVALRPGAASSAVVHALLPRTSAFVRKVAGGNTEEQVVAANVDTVFLVSGLDGDFNPRRIERYLASAWDSGAEPVVVLNKADLASDPGALIAATEAVAPGVAVVALSALEGRGVGTLARWLAPGRTVALLGSSGVGKSTLVNALLGEPRQATGGVREDDSRGRHTTTHRELVPLPGGALLLDTPGMRELQLWGDESGLGEAFPEIAELARRCRFRDCRHEREPGCEVLAALERGELDAERHASWAKLQRELAWLAARQDARARSEAASKWKAISKSMKRHPKADRWR from the coding sequence ATGTCCCTGTCTTCGCTGGGCTGGAATGCCCGCTTCGAAACCGCCTTCGCTCCGCACCGTGCCGCCGGCCTGACGCCCGCGCGCGTGGCACGCGAGGACCGCGACCGCTACGTCGTGCTCGACGAAGGCGGTGCCCGTTCCGCCGAGCTGGCCGGCCGGTTGCGGCACGAGGCGCGCTCGCGCGCCGAGCTGCCTGCCGTCGGCGACTGGGTGGCCCTGCGGCCGGGCGCCGCGTCGTCGGCCGTCGTGCACGCGCTGCTGCCGCGGACCAGCGCGTTCGTGCGAAAGGTCGCCGGCGGGAACACCGAGGAGCAGGTCGTGGCCGCCAACGTGGACACCGTCTTCCTGGTCAGCGGGCTCGACGGCGACTTCAATCCGCGCCGCATCGAGCGCTACCTGGCCTCGGCGTGGGATAGCGGCGCCGAGCCGGTCGTGGTCCTCAACAAGGCCGACCTCGCCTCCGACCCCGGGGCGCTGATCGCCGCCACCGAGGCGGTCGCGCCGGGCGTCGCCGTCGTGGCGCTCTCGGCGCTCGAAGGCCGCGGCGTCGGGACGCTCGCGCGCTGGCTCGCGCCGGGCCGGACGGTCGCTCTGCTGGGCTCGTCCGGCGTCGGCAAGAGCACCCTCGTCAACGCCCTGCTCGGCGAACCGCGGCAGGCGACGGGCGGCGTTCGCGAGGACGATTCGCGCGGGCGGCACACGACCACGCATCGCGAGCTCGTGCCGCTGCCCGGCGGCGCGCTGCTGCTCGATACGCCCGGCATGCGCGAGCTGCAGCTGTGGGGCGACGAATCGGGGCTCGGCGAAGCGTTCCCAGAGATCGCCGAGCTCGCCCGTCGCTGCCGGTTTCGCGATTGCCGGCACGAACGCGAGCCGGGCTGCGAGGTGCTCGCCGCGCTCGAACGCGGCGAGCTGGACGCGGAGCGGCACGCGTCGTGGGCGAAGCTTCAGCGCGAGCTGGCCTGGCTCGCCGCCCGGCAGGACGCCCGCGCGCGCTCCGAAGCCGCCTCGAAGTGGAAGGCGATCTCGAAGTCCATGAAGCGGCACCCCAAGGCGGATCGCTGGAGGTGA